The genomic segment AGAATAATCACACCATGAAGCCAGTAGAAAGAGGCAAAAACAAACCTCAGGATTAGGGATCTGTGCCATGGtctggaaggttgtgggttccaaTACCATGGCTGTTCATAACACTGTCAGGTTCCTGATCTAGGCTTCTAGCCCCAGCTGCAGCAGGAACAGTGGTGAGCCTCAAACATTCTTCACTTACATGCCACTTTGGAGAGAAGGGtctcctaaataaataaatgcacagCCACATTTAGCAGGTAATCCAGCAGTTACTAGTGACGGACAAAATGACGTTTCGTTGCTGtatttttctgatttttttttagatggtgccaaccaagagcgccatctagtggggtcagaaaataccgTAAATGGTTCAAGGAGCGTCATTTAGTCCTTTTACCCAGATTTGTTAAGCAGGTTACACAATGAAGCTCCCAGTTCCTATATTCTCACAAAGAAGGAGGCCAGCATCTCCATTCCAGCAGCTGGACATCAGAGAGTTCTCTGCCGTTTCACCCTGCCTGGGAGCGAGCTCCTTTAAATCGGGTAATCATAGCTCTCTTTTCAAATAACCTGAGCTAAAAGCAGGGCCCCTTTTGGAACCACAAGCCCCCTCTAAGATTTGACACCAAGCCGGGTACGACTTCACAAGACGTCCTGTGTCCATAAACACAAAAGGTCATAATTTTTTTGCTTGTAACATCCTTTAGAGAAACACCTTTCTGTATGCTGCTTTGCCACATACAACCTTTGGAAACAAGTTTACATTTAGGAACATTTATTTCCGCATTCATTAATGAGTACATGGTAAGTGCAAACGGTCCATGGCTACAATCTACACTGAACAAAGTACAAAGTCGGACAGATTATGCAGGCTAGCACTCATTGACTGGATCCCTTGGTACCTTGGTAGTGTTCTAACAATAGTACGTAAAATGGGATTTTGACTCCCTTACAGATTATGAAAACTGAAACATACTGTTACCATACATCATCAGTACATAGTTTCATTATTTTGTGCAGGAAGAACACAAAAGAGACACCTGTCCACGTTTCCattccatacatgtatatacatACAGAAGTATGCATTCAAACTGAACGAAGGAAAGATCCACAAGCCACCCAGTGAGACAGTGAAGCGCCTTCTAGGGACACGGCTGAGCTTTAGAGCTAAAGTATCTGCCACACGGTGCCGTCAAATAAGCAGGAAAATACAGCGAAAAGATGCCAAAgactagtgatggacaaaatgatgcttcatgaaccatttgctgtattttttgatcccactagatggtgctctctgttcaaagaGGGGCACAAAGTATGCTCCAAAGCAAAcgaagagcaccatctagtggggacagaaaacacagcaaatggttcatgaagtgtcATTGTGTCCAAAATTACGAAAGACCATTAAGACTCCAGGAGCTGCAGCTCCACGCACTTGAGAAGCGACACGGAATAAACACATAGAattcttcttcttttttgtCACTGTTGTTTTCCCTTGGATTTCCCTTCCTGGCTGCAGCGCGAGCAGTTTGGAGCGTAAACGCTGTGGTTCTACAGACGACCTTGCCGGGGAGGGGAGAGGGACGGCTGTTCCTGCCACGAGTGGAGCTATGGCAATGACATCATCATACTAACTAACGGACACAACGGCTTCCCCCCGCCACCCGTGTGTCTGCCCTCAGTCCCCTTCCATCTCTCCCCGGGGGGGGTAAGCGGCTACTCCGCCTTCCGCTTGGCTCCAGGTATCTTCTCTTTGATCCTGTGGAAGAAGTAAAATGTGTTGACGTACATTCAGCGCCTGGCTATTGTGCGATTGTGTGAAGCACGAGTGTCAGGGAATAATGAAAGTATTTATTAGTGTAACTTTATCAACCCGTAGAGCTCCTTATTAAACTTTCCCATTTTCAGACATTAAGTCGATTAATCTTCGAGATATTCCAGCTAGCAGAAAGCTTTTGGTTTTGAGTGCTACTTACTTTCCAACCACACAATTTACGTGTGTCCTTATTAGTCCAAGGTATTGATCAATTTGGGCCTGCAGAGACAGAGGAAGATGCAGGTGAAGCCTGAGTCTGAAATCCCACAgctggcctgcagggggcgagtGGTAACAAGATTTATCCCCACCTGGTATTTCTCATAGACCACCGGCATGGAGAACATGGACACCACCGCTGAGGAAAGGCAGGGGAGACGAAGACACAGCATTAATATCTTCATGTTGATGACAACCAGGCAAATGATTCATACTCCTCCACATTGTTTAACTAAATACCCTTACAACCGATTGTTTAATCAATATATAGGTTAGAGTATAGCACAAAATACATACTGATATACAGCCCAGTATATAGGTCATAGTATTGCACAGAGTAAGTACTGGTATATCACCCAGTATATAGATCAGAGTACAGCACAGAGTAAGTACTGGTATTTAGTCCAGTATACAGGTGGAAGTATAGTGCAGAACACATACTGGTATTTAGCCCAGTATACAGGTCAGAGTATAGTGCTGTGTGTATAGTATATAGGTCAGAGTATAGTGCTGTGTGTAGCCCAGTGCAGAGCGCAGGGTCCTGCGGTTCCTCACCCATGATGAGCAGGGTCAGGCCATTGAAGAGCGCCCCCACGTAGGTAAGCAGCCACATGAGCACAGCGAACTGAAAGAGAAGTACTGCACTCTGATTGGTGGATGTGGAAATGTCACACAGGTACACAAAAAAGTCCgtgtctttaatatttattaacaaATTTGTTACCAAATGTCCTCCACAATGTGCTATTTTGGCATTGcgtggaccatttttcaggatctgtgaatgcaatcaaaaaactaacaaTGGCAAaattctcatattttgtttggttgcttctggttaaggttagagctgggcaggggttaaggtcgtcatgttggaattagagtccccacaaagatacagttgcaaacctgtgtgtgtgtctgtgtgtatgtcagtgtgtgtctgtgtgcgtgtatgtctgtgtgtgtctgtgtgtgtctgtgtgtgtgtgtctgtgtgtgtctgtgtgtgtgtgtctgtgtgcgtgtatgtcagtgtgtgtctgtgtgtgtctgtgtgcgtgtatgtcagtgtgtgtctgtgtgtgtctgtctgtgtatgtctgtgtgtgtctgtgcgctcCAGACACCTGCCTGACCTTGAGAGAGTCCACCAGGTCCTGCACCAGGAAAAGACGACGCAGTTCCTTCAGGCTGCTGTTCAGATAGTGCTGTGCTGTCTCAGCGTACCTCTGCATCTGCTCCGGGGACAGTGCCACCTCCATCTCCAGGTACGCCCTGGCCAGGGGCATGCAGGCTGTCaatgcacacacaaacagcacacacacatgcaggaggGGGGTGGCAATCATGCGCCCACTCACTTGAAGGGGTGTCCCTCATCGGTCTTCTGAACGGCCTGCAGCACGGACTTGTAGACCCTGAAGCTGATGGTGGTAGAGAGGGCGGCCAGGGCCAGGTAGGCCATCACACTGACTACGCTGAACTGGGTGAGCGagagcagcagcaacagcacgGCACTCAAAAGGAGCCCCGTCTGCTTCACATCCCGCCAGTACAGAAGCTTCACAGCTGCAGCGAGACACAGAGAAGGGAGTGGGCTATCACACACCAGTGGGGGGGAGTGAGCTCAGGGCCCCGGAGGCGGGGCTATCACACACCAGTGGGGGGGGAGTGAGCTCAGGGCCCCGGAGGCGGGGCTATCACACACCAGTGGGGGGGAGTGAGCTCAGGGCCCCAGAGGTGGGGCTATCACACACCAGTGGGGGGGAGTGAGCTCAGGG from the Brienomyrus brachyistius isolate T26 chromosome 19, BBRACH_0.4, whole genome shotgun sequence genome contains:
- the rtn1b gene encoding reticulon-1b isoform X2 is translated as MQTIADSTQPPCLWSNWKCQAVKLLYWRDVKQTGLLLSAVLLLLLSLTQFSVVSVMAYLALAALSTTISFRVYKSVLQAVQKTDEGHPFKAYLEMEVALSPEQMQRYAETAQHYLNSSLKELRRLFLVQDLVDSLKFAVLMWLLTYVGALFNGLTLLIMAVVSMFSMPVVYEKYQAQIDQYLGLIRTHVNCVVGKIKEKIPGAKRKAE